Within Lentisphaerota bacterium, the genomic segment GTTTGCTGATTCCCTGCAACGCCATGCCCACCAAACAGTGTTCCAGGATCATGGCGACAAGCGGTCCCTGAACGGGCAGTTCCAGAAAGGGGGTTAATCCGTGATCCGCCAGCAGGGTCAGATCCTCGAACCCGCACTCCAGCGCCGGCAGCAGACGCGAGATGCCTTCGCCGGCCAGAAACCGCAGGGCCTCCGGGTTGAGCACATTCAGCGAAGCCTCGCCCCACAGCGGTTTGCCGAGACCGCGCACGCCTTCCAGCGCGGCGATCGAGGTCACCGAGAAACCCGCGAGCTCCTCCGCCAGCGCTGCGGCAACCAGGCGCCATTCTCGGGCTTCCCGTTCCGTGATGATTCGGGGCGACGCCAGCAACAGCCGTTTATTGGCCTGCTTGCACCGGCTGGCAAGATCGCTGATAGCGGTGAGATCCCAGTGGGATCCAGACTGGAGGTCGCCCTCCCAGCACAGAACCAAGTTGTCGGCAAACGGCGCGGCCGCGTCGGCCTGCGTCCGCGTTCCCGCGAAGACCGTGAGCTCGATCGGCCTATCCGGAATGCCATTCAGTCCGGGTCCTGAATACGGTAAAAAGGGAGGCGCATCCGACTGAAGCGTCGGCAGGGTTCCCGCGTACGACAAAAAAACCGGCTCGCGTTCGCCATCGAGGTCCATGTACCGGGAGTCGGGGGCGTTGAAGGCAAAGCCGGTGGTCAGATTTCGGACACGGCTCTGCTGCATGTCGGCGATTTCCGGAAGCGTGCGGGATTGCGCCAGAGGATTGTCACAGTAGCGGTCAATGGCGTTTCGGTAGAGGCGAACCAAATCCGCAACAAAGGGGGCCGGGCGCATCCGTCCTTCGATCTTGAGCGCATCCACACCGGCACGGACCAATTCCGGGATCTGCTGGATCAGGCACATGTCCTTGGCCGCCAGGAGATGAACGCCCGATAGGACCGGCTGATCTGCGGCCGCGCCCGACATCAGGTCGTACTTCCACCGGCAGGGCTTCATGCACTGCCCGCGGTTGCCGCTCTTGCCGAATATCAGGCCGCTCTGAAAACACTGGCCCGACTGCGCGGCGCACATATCGCCATGGATGAAATACTCCACCTCCACACCGGTTGTCTCCCGGATCCGGCGCACGTCATCGAGGGTGATGTCGCGGGAGGTGACCACCCGGGTGAACCCGTGCCTCGCGAGAAACGTCGCGGCATCGGGGGCGCCCACATTCATCATGGTGCTGGCGTGCAACGGCACCTTCAGGCCGAGCGACCGGTGCAGCGCCACCACCGCCAGATCCTGGACAATGAGGGCGTCCACTCCCAGCGCATCCAGATACAGGAGGTAGTCGCGGAGCAGGTCCACCTCAGACGTGCCCACGAGGGTATTGACGGTGACATAGAGTGTGCGGTTGCGCGCATGGGCGAACGTTACGGATCGTTCGAGCGCTTCGGCTGTGAAATTAAAATCCGCGCGGTGCCGGCGCATGTTGAAATTTTTGCCGGCCAGATAGACGGCGTCGGCGCCCGCCTCGATCGCGGCCCACACGACCTCTTCCTTGCCTGCGGGGGCCAACAGCTCGGGTTTTTTTATGCGGATTGCCTGCATCGGGTGATCTTTTTGAAGGCTAATAAATGACCTGCAGCGGTTTCTGGCGTTCGACGGGATGCGGATTACGGATGCCGCGATCGGTTCGGACGGCCACATCACGCTCCAGCAGGTTCAGCAGCAGGACGGATTCGTCATAACGCGACATCATGACGCGCCCAGCCGTCCCGGCTTCGCACACACGCCAGCCATCCTCGCCCGCCGGTTCCACCACCTGGATATCCACCCGGTGTGATTCCGTGCCATACTCAATGCCTTCGGGGCCACAACCGATTTCAGGGAACATCCCAAAGAGCGAATTGCCATAACCCGACAGGTGGACGGCGCGCGGAAAGCGTTCG encodes:
- a CDS encoding U32 family peptidase → MWPSEPIAASVIRIPSNARNRCRSFISLQKDHPMQAIRIKKPELLAPAGKEEVVWAAIEAGADAVYLAGKNFNMRRHRADFNFTAEALERSVTFAHARNRTLYVTVNTLVGTSEVDLLRDYLLYLDALGVDALIVQDLAVVALHRSLGLKVPLHASTMMNVGAPDAATFLARHGFTRVVTSRDITLDDVRRIRETTGVEVEYFIHGDMCAAQSGQCFQSGLIFGKSGNRGQCMKPCRWKYDLMSGAAADQPVLSGVHLLAAKDMCLIQQIPELVRAGVDALKIEGRMRPAPFVADLVRLYRNAIDRYCDNPLAQSRTLPEIADMQQSRVRNLTTGFAFNAPDSRYMDLDGEREPVFLSYAGTLPTLQSDAPPFLPYSGPGLNGIPDRPIELTVFAGTRTQADAAAPFADNLVLCWEGDLQSGSHWDLTAISDLASRCKQANKRLLLASPRIITEREAREWRLVAAALAEELAGFSVTSIAALEGVRGLGKPLWGEASLNVLNPEALRFLAGEGISRLLPALECGFEDLTLLADHGLTPFLELPVQGPLVAMILEHCLVGMALQGISKREICRMPCAIDTFYLRDARGTVRRICTDTYCRNHILMENDLCLLSAVPALMSLRPASFRIDARLADPATLPACLVAYRKAMAGDPTGAAEFSAAHPGQPFNRGAYPKGIIHDVEKSITSFER